The genomic segment GTAATTATTCCATGATTAAAATCATCTTGATTATCTGGTTGTGTATTGCATATTACCTCTTCTGTATCAGTAGGATCCATTAAGTAATGATTATCATATATaccctatattttttttgaaattaatacttaaaaaaacaaataataaaaattaaatatttatattcttagtttttttttaacaattacttACTATAGTAGAAGCTGTAACTAAGCCAAACATAGGAACACCTGCATTAGCTAAAGCAGTACTAGCAGCCATAATTGCAGCTGCTAATGAAGATCCAGCATTATCTAAGACCATTGCATATACATCTACTTGAAAATTAGGAAATTCAtgctgaaaaataataattaaataattttttatatttaataactaagAACGatcatctatataaataatagaaattaatcaaattataaaagtatataatatattgaatttgctttgaaatatttttgtaattaaattaacttaatttttaaaaaatatttctgaaataattaataataatatttgtattaataattattatatatatagaaaaatttatattattttatatatatatttaccaaaCATACAGCTGGTTCTAATGCTCTTTGTAGAATTAAACTATATTGTTTTTCCTCTGCATCTTgttgatgaatttttcttttttgacaaGAAAATGgagcaaatttaaattcgcaATAAATTTCTCCTTGTGAACAATAACCATTCCTATTTGATAATTCTCTAGGATCAAAGACAGAACAAACTACTTTCGTATTTCCTAATTCAATATAGGCAGATCCTTTTGCCTGGCTAACAATCCCTGTTTTTAaaactgtaaaaataaaacataattgcttcaacaatttttaataatatttatttataagataaaaaaaaaattaatcttacatatttttctcatttcattattagatcgtttatcatttcttatattaaaatcatgttttattttgtcactttttttattaagattagaataaatataataaggtATAGATACATCTGGACCATTAATTCGTCTTTGATCGATAggcattttaaaaatggaatatttttttattagaatattcttattttcaatataataatttaattaaccttaaaaatattcaattaattataaaatatttacagtaaaatattatgcatACACGATAATAGTATTACAATGccaaaatatctatatagtaataaattattctatattacacAAAGATTCTGTATGAAGTATTGTGCTATGCGCATAAGAGAAGTATAAAATATGCTTTGCGCATCGCACTACATCCATAACCTTTGTTATTATACATTTCGTAAATGATTTAATGTTTCaatgaaaagattaattatccataatttcttatttttttttgaacttattatgattaatatagcAACtatgtatcaatttattttaattatcgaaaattatataattaataactatgaaaatttctattctttttaaaaatctattaccgtattgtataattaaaaaaaacattaagatTAATGTATaagataaatctttaatatattatacattatataatataatcaatatcatatatataataatcattaattcaattcaaatgatatttattttgctattttgtttttcatcatagaattttaatataacttattataaatgtacgatttattataaatatataatacaatacttttattatataattgtataaagattataaaaaaat from the Apis mellifera strain DH4 linkage group LG9, Amel_HAv3.1, whole genome shotgun sequence genome contains:
- the LOC551097 gene encoding exosome complex component MTR3 isoform X1, with the translated sequence MPIDQRRINGPDVSIPYYIYSNLNKKSDKIKHDFNIRNDKRSNNEMRKIFLKTGIVSQAKGSAYIELGNTKVVCSVFDPRELSNRNGYCSQGEIYCEFKFAPFSCQKRKIHQQDAEEKQYSLILQRALEPAVCLHEFPNFQVDVYAMVLDNAGSSLAAAIMAASTALANAGVPMFGLVTASTIGIYDNHYLMDPTDTEEVICNTQPDNQDDFNHGIITLASLAQHNQVSEVFLIGSIDTNSIIQATEILTTVNKDICPVLQQCLVKTIMKLHN
- the LOC551097 gene encoding exosome complex component MTR3 isoform X2; amino-acid sequence: MPIDQRRINGPDVSIPYYIYSNLNKKSDKIKHDFNIRNDKRSNNEMRKIFLKTGIVSQAKGSAYIELGNTKVVCSVFDPRELSNRNGYCSQGEIYCEFKFAPFSCQKRKIHQQDAEEKQYSLILQRALEPAHEFPNFQVDVYAMVLDNAGSSLAAAIMAASTALANAGVPMFGLVTASTIGIYDNHYLMDPTDTEEVICNTQPDNQDDFNHGIITLASLAQHNQVSEVFLIGSIDTNSIIQATEILTTVNKDICPVLQQCLVKTIMKLHN